A stretch of DNA from Globicephala melas chromosome 19, mGloMel1.2, whole genome shotgun sequence:
GATGCCGCATGCCGTTGCGCGTGGCTGAAAAAAAGGCGTTTCCCAAACGTTACACCACACCACCTAAGGTCTTTTGCAAATAAATCCCAGTATCACCAGTGTTGCTGTTTGCTGAGTATCTTTCTGCAAACGGACTTTAAACACCTTACATTCATAAACTTTGCCTCACTGGGTTATCACAAGCCATGCAGAGGAGGTGACCACAAAAACGTGTAACATGAAAGGAGAACAAAGGTTATTCAATTCTGGTCAGTGTCAACTGACTGCCAGAGCTTACTCATATAGGTTAAAAAGAGAAATTCGAATTAGTTCGCAGCCACCCAGTAACCCACGCAGGCTGTCTCCTGCGGGAAGTGACAGGCAATTAGGAAGAAATTCATCACTTTCTCCCCGGGGAGGGGGAGACCCGGCTCCTGGGAAGCCCCGGCCCGTCCTCCAGTGCGCCTGCGCCAAGGCGCTGACGCCAACCCAGGCCACGCCCCCTCCCGGAGCGACCGCGGGcctcgggggcggggcctgggcacAAGATGGCCGCTGCGCGCCCGGAGCCCCGGAGTCCGAGCTCAGCGGCCCCGGAGCCGAGATCCCCGGAGCCTCCGGACCTGGTGCGGGCGAGGAAGGGGCCTGGGCGGGGAGCTCGAGGCAGGAGGAGGGCGCAGGGGTGGGCGGGGCCAGGGCGGGGCTTAGGGCTGGGCGGGGAAGGTATTTAGTGCTCCGGCCCTGGGGGCGGTGCTTTCTCGGGGTGGGCGAGGGGTGGGGCTTAGCACGGAGCCTATGAGggtggaggggcggggcctgagtGGGGGTGGAGCCTGAGGAGGGCGTTGGGCGGAACATCTGAGCTGGTGATAGGTCCAGAGAGAGGAGTCCCGGGGATGAAGTTTGTCTAATTAGGGGGCGGAGCCTTCAGAGGGCGGGGCCTCAGAAATTCTAAGGTGGAAAGTTGGGAAGGTGACCCTGAAAGACAAAGGTGTGGGGTTATGGTTGGGGCATGCAcgttggggtggggggatgattCTGCAAGGGTCTGAGTGATGCGTCCTGATGCCCAGGAGAGGATTTGGGGGGAGAAATGACTGCTCCAGGTGACCTTGGAACCCCACTCAGGATGGGAGAGTATCTGAGGACaaccattcattcaacagacatttactcAGCTCCTACTTGGGCTAGACAGATGGAGAGGTGAATGAGACACATAAGCTGTATTCTTTTGCAGCTTGCAGTTGGGTAGGGAAGAGAGACAATAGACGAGACTTATTGTGCTACGTTCTATAAAAAAGAGTGAGCTGATAGAGTTGGGGGGTAGGGAAGCTAAATTTAGAAGAGAGAAGTCAGCTGTGTGCCGGCTTATATTTACACTAGGGTCAGAGAGATAAGCGGGAGCCAGATCATGATGGGTAGTAGATGGCGTTTTTGGATTTTAAGAGCAGTTGGAATCATGGGAGGGTTTTGAGTGGGAAAATGACTGCTGTCTGATTTCCGTTTTCAAAAGGTCATTCGGGCTGCTTTGGGGAGGTGGGTTATAAGGGAGCAGGCGTAGGAACAGAGTCATTCAGAGGGTCAGGGGACTTGGCAAGAAATGATTGGCTTAATTGTAAgtggggtggaggagagaaaTGGCTGGATCTGTGATATATTTTGGACAGGAGGGGAAGTCTTGGTGGTCATACGGCAGAATCTCAGAGGAAGGAGAGCCGAATCTAGAAATTAAGGGGCTCAGTATGTTACAGAGTGTGTTTTAGTAAGTGTGTTTAATACGTGTGTTTAATAAGGCGTAGTGGGGAGGCCTTGAGGCAGAGTCCACAGGCTCCTTGTTTCTCCCCCCCCCGCTTCACCCAGGTCCTGGTGCCTGATGATAGCCGCCCGGCCACCCCCCCGAGTGACCTCATCGAGATCCAGGTGGTGAAGGTGACGGACACCACGCTGGTACCTGAGCCCCCGGAGCCAGGTTCTCTCCACTGTGCCTTGTGCCCAGCTGTCTTCCGGCTGGTCTCCGAGCTGCTGTTCCACGAACACGGCCACCTGGCGGGGGCTGAgggtggtgggcagggtggggaccCAAGCCGGTGTCATGTGTGTGGCCACAGCTGTCCAGGCCCCGCCAGCCTCCGTGCCCACTACAGCCTGCACACGGGAGAGCGGCCCTACCGCTGCCCGCTCTGCCCCCGGGCCTTCAAGGCCCTGGCACCTCTGCTGCGGCACCAGCACCGACACGGGGTGGAGCCGGGGACCTCTCAAAGGCCtccggaggcggcggcggctcaAGAACAGCGGCCCGGGGTGCCCCAGGAGAGGTCGGAGGTGGTGATGGCTGCGGCGGCCGCAGGCGCGGCGGTGGGGAAGCCTTTCGCCTGCAGGTTCTGCGCCAAGCCGTTCCGCCGCTCCTCAGACATGCGAGACCACGAGCGGGTGCACACGGGCGAGCGGCCCTACCACTGCGGCGTGTGCGGCAAGGGCTTCACCCAGTCCTCggtgctcagcggccatgcccgCATCCACACTGGCGAGCGCCCCTTCCGCTGCACCCTCTGCGATCGCACTTTCAACAACTCCTCCAACTTCCGAAAGCATCAGCGCACCCACTTCCACGGGCCGGGACCGGGGTTGGGAGACTCTGGAAGCCAGCTGGCATCGGGGGCCGACGGGTCAGGGAGTGGGTGTGGGGCAGGAAACACTCTGGAAGAGGGACGTGGGGAGACCGCCAAAGTGAAGGTGGAGATCGACCAGTAGTCTGGGAGAGCAGGAACGTGGGAGGTAGGCGGCAGGTtgcaggggaggggtgggtgggatacggaggcagaggaggaaggggagaggttgGGGAAGAGGTGACGTAAGAGCCCACGGAGATGGCAACGAGCGGCCAGGGTGGGTGAGCAGAGGGAGAAGCGGGCTCAGGACGCTCACAAGCCACCCAGCACCCGCATGAGATTCAGAGGAAGGCACAGAGGCAGCCCTGTGGATGCCCAGCAAATGCAAGGAACACGGGCTCGATTTCATTGCCCCGTTTGCCCCTCGATGGGTTGTCCTCGCGCAAGACACAGCTTGCGGCAGCAGAGCTGAGCACTGCAGAGGGGGGACCAGGATGGAACATTTTGCCTACCTCACTGGATTGCACTGACCATGGGATGCCTACCCGTCCTCAGGCAGAAGATGCCCACCGGGTCCTCCATAAAGAGACTGGGACCCCATCACCTCAAAGCCAGAGGGTCCCCAAGTCATAGCCAGGAGCGCTCAGGTCACAAGGATGGAAGCCTGACCGTAAGAATTTTGACTGCAGGAGCTACCAGCCCTGCTCCCATGTGGTTCCTCCCAAGCCACCCAGACTCCTCTTCCAAGGCAACTGAAAACCCAGACCACGAACAGTCACCTAACATCCCCCTCCTAAAGCTTCAGGCTCAGAGCCCATGGTCCCCCAGGTCTACACAGTAGCCTCAAGTTTCTCTAACTACCTTCACTCCCAATTTGAAGCAAACCGCTTACAGCTTGGTCCCAAGCTATGCCAAGGAATGGTTGGTGGGTGGCAGTGTGGTGGCCTGGCTGGTGTCTGGCGGCTGGGGAACAGGAGTTGGGTCACTGGGGGGTTGGGCAGAGGAGGAGCTGCAGGTGGGAAGCCTCCAGTTCTGTTCCCATTAAAGGACTTTATGAAGGGTTTTCTCTATGTTGGTCTTGTGTTCCAGGGCTGGGGGTAGAAGGGCCACACTGTGGTCCTGGCCCCAGCAGTGAGTTGCAACTCTCTCcaaacctctgtttcctcatcttcagAATGGGGTGGACAGCGTCTGGCTATTCAAAGAAGCTATGTCGTTCAGCTATGGGATTGGGGGTCAGGGAAGTTTGGCAAAACGAAGGGACTCCCGTGTCAGGATACTAATGGTGGGAGAGCCCTGGATTTGCACCCCTTCCCCTTCACCCAACACCCCCATAAGCTGTCCCACAGACAACTCATAAGGGGAACAGAATTCAGTTTTTACCAAGGAAACGCCCGTGTTTCCCATCACTGGCATCACCACCCAAGCTAGAAGCCTTGGCAGGTTCCTTGagtctttttcctccttcatccATTTATCTGACTCCCTATCAATTTCCCGCTGTTGAGCCAAATATCTTTGGAATCTGAATGCTTCATTTCATCATCACTACTCTTGTAGACCAAGCCGACAGTGGTCTCACACGTCCACGCCCTGCTCGCTTCATTCTCCATACTGTGGCCACGCGGATCCATCCTTCCAGAACTCAGACCCCAACCTTGTCACCAACCCACAGATCCTTGTGGCCGTGAGAAGGGATTCCAAACGTGAGTGCCTACAGGAACTGTGGCGGCAATGTAACTAAGTGAGGAAGGTGGCCGGGTTTGAGGGGAAACATCAGGACCAGCGAGGTGAGATAGGACCACTGACACTTGGGCTCAGCGTTGGGATTTGACAGTGCTGGGGAAATGGCAGCAAACTGGAGGATATATGCCACGTCCAAAGAGAGCAACGGCTACTTGGCCCCGGGGAGGATGCAGACTGTGTTGCTAGATCTTCCAAATTTTTCAGAAGTTCCATTAGTTCGTATTATGTAAAATctcttgattttcaaatgttggcaGATaactcagcctttttttttttaatgtatgggcTAAACCAAATGTGTCAGTGTCTTATATCCAGCAGCTGCTAGCTGCCAGCCCCGGGCCTACAAGATCACCCAAGCTCCGCTATTGGGAATTCATGGCCCTTCGGTATCCAGCCTCCTACCGCCAGCCTCTCAAGCCGTACCAATCTATTTGAAATTCTCTGGAAGAGCTGGGTTGAGTTAGACACACAAAACCCTCCACCTGGAATTCTTTGCCCACTTTACCTGGCAAGCTCCTGTGGCTCTGTCGTCCTTCGggcatcctcctcctcctcctgcaggaAGCTTGGTTAGTCCCCTAGTCTGATAAAGTGACTCTTCCATGCTCTCAGCCCCCGGTGAAACTTCCATGTCCTTTATATTATGGTGGTCCACATCCATGTGACTTCTGAGCCCTGGTACGAGGTCTGTCGCCTGCTGAATCTCCAGCCTTAGAGCATGGTGGCCACACTGCCGCCCTCTCGTGGGTCAAACCGGACTCACCCAGGCAGTGCCCGCTGAGCCGGCTTTGTCTTCAGGTTTCAGTATTGAGGGTCCCCGGACTGTAGTCCCAGTGTTACCACGAACTTCTTAGGGATCTTTGGGGCCTCTTTCTTCTCTACGAGCTCAGCATCCTCTTCCGACAAGGATAACTAAATGAACCTTGCAGGTCATATATTTCACTGTTCCAAGAACCAAAATGAGGGCTGTGAAAGGGCTTTTGAAGTTCCCCTAAGTCACCCTGGAGGGAGAGGTTACTACGAGCGAGCTGTATAATAAACACGCATCTGCACAAGGCTGGAACACAGTAATGGTTTACCGGTTCTTTTCCATCTCACTCGAGGGCAAGGAACACGTCCAATTCATGTTTCCCCAGAGTCCATCGAAGGACCCGGCAGACAGGGGCCTTGGGGCAATGTTGGCTGAGTGAACAAATGCCAAAAGCTTCTTGAAGGGGAAGGAGTATAGGCACATCGTCAGTTCCCGAAAGCAGCGACTTACCTGTTTTGTTCATCTCCCATTTGCCCGACTGGAAGCCTAGAGCCTGGATATGGTGAACCCTTGGTAACTACCAGctgaaggaggaaaagcagagagagtGAGGGTGAGGCAGGAGGTGTCAGGAAATCAAAATCCCAGGGAAAAAAACTTCTCAACCTTCGGTTTGTCAGTgcttaatcccctccccctgggagggaagaaaggactCCAGCGGCCCTGTTGATAAGATTTATTATTCTCCGCTTTGTACAAGCCGCGTCTgccacccgccccccacccccacaaacCAAGAGCACCCAGTCCCCCCTGTGCCCTCCCAAACTGCTTGTACTCCACTGTCCGGCCAGATTccaaaggaagggggaggggctgatCAGGCCCATCTCCACCAAGCTGATTGGGGGACTGAACAGCTGCTGGGGCAGGGGACTGATGAGGGTTACAAAACGGGGTTGGACGGAGGATCAAGTTCAGCGTCTGATAGGAGGAGAAGGGGGCCAGAGAGGTCCAGATGGGAGTGGTTCAGTCTTGAGTTTGCATGACATGGGCCTTGAAGGAGGCTAGTCTGTCTGAAGTTCCGAAGGATGGATGGGAcaaagagaggaggggaaggagtcCGATCAGCCTCCCGAAGGGGCGAGTCCGGAAAAGGACACCTGATTGGAGTGGCAGATGGGAAGCACACCCCCGCCCTGGTCAGGCATCCTTCCCGGGCAAGGTGCCCGtccctgctccaggccccccgAGGCCCTCGGCCTTGTGGGCCAGGCGGTGTTTCTTGAGGCCATAGGTGTTGGCGAAACCCTCACCGCAGGAGGAGCAGCGGAAGGGCCGGCCGCCCTGGTGAGCCGCCAGGTGCTTACGGAAGTAGCCAGGATCCTTGAAGGCCTTGAGGCAGGCGGGACAGCGGAGCTCGGGCCGCGGCGGCTCGTGTGCGCGCTGGTGGCGCAGCACGGAGCTCAGGTAGAAGAAGCCCTTGCCGCAGTGCTCGCAGCGGTAGGCGCGCTCGCCCAGGTGCAGCCGCTGGTGCTCCAGCAGGTTGGAGCGGTAGCGGAAGGTCTTGCCGCAGGCGCCGCAGCGCTGGGGCCGGGCCACCGCGTGCAGCCGCCGATGCTCCGCCAGGCTGGACGACTGCGCGAAGCGCTTGGCGCACACGCCGCACTTGAAGGCCCGCTCGCCCGTGTGCACCACGCGGTGCTGCCGCAGGTACCAGGAGCGCAGGAAGCCTCGGCCACACACGCCGCACCGGTAGGGCCGTTGCTCCGTGTGGCAGCGCTGGTGGCGCATCAGCAGGGCCGCCTCCCAGAAGCGCTTGCCGCACACCGGGCAGCGGAAGCCCCGCTTCTGCCGGT
This window harbors:
- the ZNF784 gene encoding zinc finger protein 784 yields the protein MAAARPEPRSPSSAAPEPRSPEPPDLVLVPDDSRPATPPSDLIEIQVVKVTDTTLVPEPPEPGSLHCALCPAVFRLVSELLFHEHGHLAGAEGGGQGGDPSRCHVCGHSCPGPASLRAHYSLHTGERPYRCPLCPRAFKALAPLLRHQHRHGVEPGTSQRPPEAAAAQEQRPGVPQERSEVVMAAAAAGAAVGKPFACRFCAKPFRRSSDMRDHERVHTGERPYHCGVCGKGFTQSSVLSGHARIHTGERPFRCTLCDRTFNNSSNFRKHQRTHFHGPGPGLGDSGSQLASGADGSGSGCGAGNTLEEGRGETAKVKVEIDQ